In a single window of the Balaenoptera acutorostrata chromosome 3, mBalAcu1.1, whole genome shotgun sequence genome:
- the LOC114237725 gene encoding LOW QUALITY PROTEIN: olfactory receptor 5AU1 (The sequence of the model RefSeq protein was modified relative to this genomic sequence to represent the inferred CDS: inserted 2 bases in 2 codons; deleted 1 base in 1 codon) gives MEGANLSRGIEFELLGLTSDPWLQTLLFMVFLGMYTITLLGNLIMPIMIHLSATLHTPVYSLLKSLSFSDFCYSFTVVPQTLVNFLAKRKVISSPGCMAQMFFYAGFATSECYLVAAMAYNRCAAICNPLLYPTATPPEVCASLIVGSYRAGFLSLKFCGAHVVTHFFCDGAPILSPSRVDTLLCEILLFIFAGFNLLSCALTILVSYLFILVTTLRRNSAQGRFKAFSXCASHFTAVCXFYGTTLFMYLRPRSSHSLTQDLKVAVIYTVVIPVLNPLIYSLRNKDVKEALRKVWGRKIME, from the exons ATGGAAGGGGCAAACCTGAGCCGAGGGATTGAGTTTGAGCTCTTGGGCCTCACCAGTGACCCCTGGCTCCAGACACTGCTCTTCATGGTGTTCCTGGGCATGTACACTATCACGCTGCTGGGGAATCTGATCATGCCCATTATGATCCAC CTGAGTGCCACCTTGCACACACCCGTGTACTCCCTTCTGAAGAGCCTCTCCTTCTCGGATTTCTGCTACTCCTTCACAGTTGTCCCCCAGACCCTGGTGAACTTCTTAGCcaagaggaaggtgatctcttcTCCCGGCTGCATGGCTCAGATGTTTTTCTATGCGGGTTTTGCCACCAGTGAGTGCTATCTCGTTGCTGCCATGGCCTACAACCGCTGTGCGGCTATTTGTAACCCCCTGCTCTACCCAACTGCCACACCTCCTGAGGTCTGTGCCTCTCTGATTGTGGGCTCCTACCGTGCAGGATTCCTCAGTCTGAAATTCTGTGGTGCTCACGTGGTCACTCACTTCTTCTGTGATGGAGCGCCCATCCTGTCTCCGTCACGCGTGGACACTTTGCTGTGTGAAATCCTGCTCTTCATTTTTGCTGGTTTCAACCTTTTGAGCTGTGCCCTCACCATCTTGGTCTCCTACCTCTTCATTCTCGTCACCACCCTGAGAAGGAACTCAGCCCAGGGCAGGTTCAAGGCCTTTT ACTGTGCTTCCCACTTCACTGCTGTGT TCTTCTATGGCACAACACTTTTCATGTACCTGCGCCCCAGGTCCAGCCACTCCCTGACCCAAGACCTCAAGGTTGCTGTGATCTACACAGTGGTGATCCCAGTGCTGAACCCCCTTATCTACTCTTTGAGAAACAAGGATGTGAAAGAAGCTTTAAGAAAGGTTTGGGGAAGGAAAATAATGGAATGA